A genomic stretch from Flavobacterium sp. KS-LB2 includes:
- the pafA gene encoding alkaline phosphatase PafA, which yields MKRIILFLTFVMSLNSQAQQRPKLVVGIVVDQMKMEYLYRFSEDFSANGFKRLMNNGYTFHNMHYNYVPTYTAPGHASIYTGTTPSTHGIVGNDWFNKAIGKDMYCTDDESVRTVGDGTEKEGAMSPKNLLSTTITDELRMATNFKGKVIGMSIKDRGAILPAGHFANWAFWYSKTGAFISSTFYGSALPNWVTEFNQEKRYMNYINKGWNLLKPIATYNESLPDDNPYEGKLDKANAPVFPYDLSKIYKDKGADVLRTTPFGNDILAELAMKAVEKEDLGKDDITDFLTVSFSSTDYVGHTFGPRSMELQDTYLRLDQTIAQFLNYLDKTVGKDNYLLFLTADHAGAENSNYLKDNKYNVKNIPSKDIVEALKKYSNETFGSDLILDYSNFNLFFNKETIRQKGLELTKVKQSFKEFLMTQEQVKRVYTEEEILASSGDDYFLSFIAKGYDPKQNGDIVMLDKTGYMEYQATGTTHGSPNSYDTHVPLLFYGWHVPKGELHTKKHITQIAPTLSQMLKIPFPNGTESEVLETLLEKK from the coding sequence ATGAAAAGAATTATTTTGTTTTTGACATTTGTTATGTCTTTAAACTCACAAGCGCAACAACGCCCCAAATTAGTGGTAGGTATAGTGGTAGATCAGATGAAAATGGAATATCTATATCGTTTTTCAGAGGATTTTTCGGCAAATGGATTTAAAAGATTGATGAATAATGGATATACTTTCCACAATATGCATTATAATTATGTACCAACCTATACCGCTCCTGGTCATGCAAGTATTTATACTGGTACCACACCTTCTACACACGGTATTGTTGGAAATGATTGGTTTAATAAAGCTATAGGGAAAGATATGTATTGTACTGATGATGAATCTGTTAGAACAGTAGGTGATGGTACAGAAAAAGAAGGAGCAATGTCTCCGAAAAACTTGTTAAGTACCACCATTACCGATGAATTGCGAATGGCAACGAATTTTAAAGGTAAAGTAATTGGGATGAGTATCAAAGATCGTGGTGCAATTTTGCCTGCGGGTCATTTTGCAAATTGGGCATTTTGGTATAGTAAAACTGGAGCTTTTATTTCAAGTACTTTTTATGGTTCAGCATTACCTAATTGGGTTACAGAATTTAACCAAGAAAAACGATACATGAATTATATTAATAAAGGTTGGAATTTATTGAAGCCCATAGCTACTTATAATGAAAGTCTTCCTGATGATAATCCGTATGAAGGGAAATTAGATAAAGCTAACGCTCCGGTTTTCCCATATGATTTGAGTAAAATATACAAAGACAAAGGAGCTGATGTTTTGAGAACTACACCTTTTGGGAATGATATTTTGGCGGAATTAGCAATGAAAGCTGTTGAAAAAGAAGATTTAGGGAAAGATGACATTACTGATTTTCTTACTGTTAGTTTTTCTTCCACTGATTATGTAGGACATACTTTTGGACCTCGTTCTATGGAGTTGCAGGATACTTATTTGCGTTTAGATCAAACGATAGCTCAGTTTTTAAACTATTTAGACAAGACCGTTGGAAAGGACAATTATTTACTTTTTCTAACTGCTGATCACGCTGGAGCTGAGAATTCAAATTATTTAAAAGATAACAAATACAATGTTAAAAATATTCCTTCTAAAGATATTGTTGAGGCATTAAAAAAATATTCAAACGAAACATTTGGTTCAGATTTGATATTAGATTATTCTAACTTTAATCTTTTCTTTAATAAGGAAACTATTAGACAAAAAGGTTTAGAATTAACTAAAGTAAAACAAAGTTTCAAAGAGTTTTTGATGACACAAGAACAAGTTAAAAGAGTGTATACTGAAGAGGAAATTTTAGCTTCGTCAGGAGATGATTATTTCTTAAGTTTTATTGCTAAAGGTTATGATCCTAAACAAAATGGCGATATTGTAATGCTTGATAAAACGGGTTATATGGAATATCAAGCTACAGGAACTACACATGGTTCACCTAATAGTTATGATACACACGTTCCGTTACTTTTTTATGGATGGCATGTTCCAAAAGGAGAATTACACACTAAAAAACACATAACTCAAATAGCACCGACGCTTTCTCAAATGTTGAAAATTCCATTTCCTAATGGTACGGAATCTGAAGTATTGGAAACGCTTTTGGAAAAAAAATAA
- the lysA gene encoding diaminopimelate decarboxylase — MQSKDLVQLAEQFGSPLYVYDAEKIQSQYNRLTKAFSKVDKLRINYAMKALSNIAILQLLKEMGSGLDTVSIQEVLLGLHAGYDPEKIFYTPNGVSLEEIEEVSAMGVQINIDNLSILEQFGTKYPNVPVCIRINPHVMAGGNANISVGHIDSKFGISVHQLPHLVRIVENTKMNIVGIHMHTGSDILDIEVFLYAAEILFDAARNFKNLEFLDFGSGFKVPYKKDDIETDIEELGKKLSKRFNAFCTEYGKELTLIFEPGKFLVSEAGFFLAKVNVVKQTTSTVFAGIDSGFNHLIRPMFYGSQHHIENISHPKGKERFYSVVGYICETDTFANNRKIAEIKEGDILSFRNAGAYCFSMASNYNSRYKPAEVLWMNGEGHLIRAHETFEDILKNQIPLPVAVTTS, encoded by the coding sequence ATGCAATCAAAAGACTTAGTACAATTAGCAGAACAATTTGGCAGTCCATTATACGTTTATGATGCCGAAAAAATACAATCTCAATACAATAGATTAACAAAAGCTTTTTCAAAGGTAGATAAGTTGCGCATCAATTATGCAATGAAGGCTTTGTCGAATATTGCTATACTTCAGTTATTGAAAGAAATGGGCTCAGGCTTAGATACTGTTTCCATTCAAGAAGTATTATTAGGACTTCATGCTGGCTATGATCCAGAAAAAATATTTTATACTCCAAATGGTGTTTCTCTTGAAGAAATTGAGGAAGTATCTGCAATGGGAGTTCAAATAAATATAGACAACTTATCCATATTAGAGCAATTTGGTACAAAATATCCAAATGTTCCAGTATGTATCCGTATAAATCCGCATGTAATGGCTGGAGGAAATGCAAATATATCTGTGGGTCATATCGATAGTAAATTTGGTATTTCGGTACACCAATTACCTCATTTAGTTCGCATTGTTGAGAATACAAAAATGAATATTGTAGGGATCCACATGCATACTGGTTCTGATATTTTGGATATCGAAGTATTTTTATATGCCGCTGAAATATTATTTGATGCAGCAAGGAACTTCAAAAATCTTGAATTTCTAGACTTCGGAAGTGGATTTAAAGTACCTTATAAGAAAGACGATATCGAAACTGACATTGAAGAATTAGGTAAAAAATTATCTAAAAGATTCAATGCCTTTTGTACCGAATATGGAAAAGAATTAACCTTGATATTTGAACCAGGGAAGTTTTTAGTAAGTGAAGCCGGTTTCTTTTTGGCTAAAGTAAATGTCGTTAAACAAACTACTTCAACAGTTTTCGCAGGAATAGACAGTGGTTTTAATCATTTAATTAGACCAATGTTTTATGGTTCACAACATCATATCGAAAATATATCTCATCCCAAAGGGAAAGAACGCTTTTACTCCGTAGTAGGATACATTTGCGAAACTGATACTTTTGCCAATAATAGAAAAATTGCAGAAATAAAAGAAGGTGATATTTTATCTTTTAGAAATGCAGGAGCGTATTGCTTCTCCATGGCTTCCAATTATAACTCGAGATACAAGCCCGCCGAGGTTTTGTGGATGAATGGTGAAGGACATTTAATCAGAGCACATGAAACCTTTGAAGATATTCTTAAAAATCAAATTCCGTTACCAGTTGCTGTAACAACATCATAA
- a CDS encoding alkaline phosphatase, which yields MNRRKFFKNGSLFAIGASLLNPFEGNANELDFDTLKKNKKAKNIIVIVSDGMSIGTLNMADIYLNRKTGIGSNWIQLYKDNKVTRALMDMASASSIVTDSAAASSSWGSGFRVKNGSLNVGVNGEEYLPIWQKFKKAGKMAGCVTTVPITHATPAGFCIASKSRNSQESIAEMYLDLKFDIMMGGGNNYFSSESRKDKRDMYHEFLKNGFSVVKNKGEMLACDNSKPILGVFYNDGLPYSKDRESSKELTGTIPTLAEMTERAIAKMKNHPNGFVLQVEAGKVDWAAHGNDIAGLLYDQVAHDEAVKVAIDFAEKDKNTLVIITTDHGNANPGIIYGKEANENFDSIQNYKQTNDWILNGIGQETSVSQVIERIEYANKTILKEDEAKEILNFYSNIKLEEGLYNPKHLPFKVLADIQKKHNSVGWISMDHSADYSELAIYGPGSNLLKPFIKNTDLHYLMLEAAEVENKF from the coding sequence ATGAATAGACGGAAATTTTTCAAGAACGGTTCTTTATTTGCTATTGGTGCTTCACTCTTAAATCCTTTTGAAGGTAATGCGAACGAGCTAGATTTTGACACTTTAAAAAAAAATAAAAAAGCTAAAAATATCATTGTAATCGTTAGTGACGGAATGAGCATTGGTACACTAAATATGGCTGACATCTATCTGAATAGAAAAACAGGTATAGGGAGTAATTGGATCCAATTGTATAAAGACAACAAAGTAACACGAGCATTGATGGACATGGCATCAGCTTCATCAATTGTTACAGATTCAGCTGCAGCAAGTTCTTCTTGGGGAAGTGGCTTTCGTGTCAAAAATGGCTCCTTAAATGTAGGCGTTAACGGAGAAGAATACCTTCCAATATGGCAAAAATTTAAAAAAGCAGGAAAAATGGCAGGATGTGTTACCACTGTTCCTATCACACATGCCACACCTGCGGGTTTTTGTATTGCTTCAAAAAGTAGAAACAGTCAGGAAAGTATTGCCGAAATGTATCTTGACTTGAAATTTGATATCATGATGGGTGGCGGAAATAACTATTTCTCCTCGGAAAGCCGTAAAGACAAACGTGATATGTACCACGAATTTTTAAAAAATGGATTTTCAGTTGTAAAAAATAAAGGTGAAATGTTGGCCTGTGATAACAGTAAACCAATACTTGGAGTGTTTTATAACGATGGCCTACCCTATTCCAAAGACAGAGAAAGTAGTAAAGAACTAACTGGAACCATTCCAACTTTAGCCGAAATGACGGAACGTGCCATTGCTAAAATGAAAAATCATCCTAACGGTTTTGTTTTACAAGTCGAAGCAGGAAAAGTAGACTGGGCAGCACATGGAAATGACATCGCTGGATTACTTTATGATCAAGTAGCTCATGATGAAGCCGTAAAAGTTGCTATTGATTTTGCTGAAAAAGACAAAAACACATTGGTAATCATCACTACAGATCATGGGAATGCAAATCCGGGAATTATCTATGGAAAAGAGGCCAATGAAAATTTTGATTCGATCCAAAATTACAAACAAACCAACGATTGGATTTTAAATGGAATTGGTCAAGAAACATCTGTATCACAAGTAATTGAAAGAATTGAATATGCCAATAAAACTATTTTAAAAGAAGATGAGGCAAAAGAAATTTTGAATTTTTATTCGAATATAAAATTGGAGGAAGGTCTTTATAATCCGAAACATCTGCCTTTCAAAGTATTAGCCGATATCCAAAAGAAACACAATTCAGTGGGTTGGATCAGTATGGATCATTCTGCAGATTATAGTGAGTTAGCAATATACGGACCCGGAAGTAATTTACTGAAACCTTTCATAAAAAACACCGACCTACATTATTTAATGCTAGAGGCCGCTGAAGTAGAAAATAAATTTTAG
- the gltB gene encoding glutamate synthase large subunit produces the protein MKVKEQGLYLPEFEHDNCGAGFICNLNGIKSNDIIHKALDILIKLEHRGAVSSDGRTGDGAGILFDIPHDFFKKVCDFEIPEARQYAVGMVFMPKSPNQVAFCETTFEASVRDQNLEILGWRDVPVDVSNLGQIAAEKEPTVKQVFVGKNGLDLTEQQFNAKMFAARKIAEHTIRNSRISESHRFYFSSFSTTTIIYKGLLMPEDISRYYTDLLDDDLVTRLALVHQRFSTNTFPSWELAQPFRYMCHNGEINTLRGNISRMRAREELMKSDVFGDDIKKLFPIILEGKSDSASMDMVIELLLMTGRSLPEAMMMVVPEAWEKHQTMSADKKAFYEYNACIMEPWDGPASIPFTDGNVIGALLDRNGLRPSRYTLTKSGFVIMSSEIGVLDIKPEDVIQHGRLEPGKMFLVDMNEGRIIEDDEIKNAIVTKRPYKQWLDENLLQLAQIPYTDNPIPVENIDFETRQRLFGYTLEDLKTIINPMGAEGAEALSSMGNDTPLAVLSDQPQLLYNYFKQLFAQVTNPPLDGIREEIITDISLAIGGDYNIFDIVPKHCKKLKIQNPVISNEDLDKIRNIDHADFKSVTISTLYEIKKGVNGLERAMEKAVQATFKAVSEGCNIVILSDRGVSEKMAPIPMLLACSYIHHSLNILKVRSKFGIIIESAEPREPHHFALLFGYGASAINPYMVNEIIHNQVNEGFITSVKADYAIKNYNKAIAKGILKIMNKIGISTLHSYRAAQIFEILGLNKTFTSKYFPYTPSRIEGIGLMEVEKEIKKRYQKAFPNSKVSNLLPLEIGGIYRWRRSGEKHMFNPTTISKLQQAVRLNSPESYKEYSKMVNDQSENLMTIRGLFEFNNLDPISIDEVEPWTEIVKKFKTGAMSYGSISQEAHENLAIAMNRIGGKSNSGEGGEDPKRFQKDLNGDSRNSAIKQVASGRFGVSINYLTNAKEIQIKMAQGAKPGEGGQLPGEKVVPWIAEVRNSTPYVGLISPPPHHDIYSIEDLSQLIFDLKNANREARINVKLVSEVGVGTIAAGVAKAKADVILISGYDGGTGAAPLTSLQHTGIPWELGLAEAQQTLILNDLRSRVVLECDGQLKTGRDVAIAALLGAEEFGFATAPLVASGCIMMRACHLNTCPVGIATQDPELRKNFKGTPEHIINFMYFIAEELREIMAQLGFRTLKEMVGQSQKLNVNKAIKHYKASGLDLSTILYKPEKAKEVPNHNTTTQDHALEHVLDFDIIKAAIPSIYRKEKTRVTFDIKNTDRSVGAMLSNEISKIYGAQGLPEDTILVDFTGSAGQSFGAFATNGLSFKIHGNCNDYLGKGLSGGKLIIKVPPTATFKPEENIIIGNVALYGAITGEAYINGMAGERFCVRNSGATAVVEGIGDHGCEYMTGGTVVVLGKTGRNFAAGMSGGIAYVFDPNKKFDATLCNMEMVAFEALEDDDFTKLRRLIKNHSLYTSSPLAKRILEDWENQRNHFIKVMPTDYKKALQRLAEEKKIEELIAL, from the coding sequence ATGAAAGTTAAAGAACAAGGCCTTTATTTGCCCGAATTTGAACACGACAATTGCGGAGCAGGATTCATTTGTAATTTAAATGGAATTAAATCAAATGACATAATACACAAAGCACTGGACATTCTAATCAAACTAGAACATCGTGGTGCTGTGAGTTCAGATGGCAGAACAGGAGATGGAGCTGGAATATTATTTGATATCCCTCATGATTTTTTTAAGAAAGTATGTGATTTTGAAATTCCAGAAGCAAGACAATATGCTGTAGGAATGGTTTTTATGCCAAAAAGTCCCAACCAAGTAGCTTTTTGCGAAACAACTTTTGAAGCATCAGTGCGCGATCAAAATTTAGAAATTCTAGGATGGAGAGATGTTCCTGTGGATGTTTCTAATTTAGGTCAAATCGCTGCTGAAAAGGAACCCACTGTAAAACAAGTATTTGTTGGTAAAAATGGATTAGATCTTACCGAACAACAATTTAACGCCAAAATGTTTGCGGCAAGAAAAATTGCTGAACACACCATCAGAAATTCAAGAATTTCAGAAAGCCACAGATTCTATTTTTCAAGTTTCTCCACTACAACTATTATATACAAAGGTTTGTTGATGCCGGAAGACATCAGCAGATACTATACTGATTTGTTAGACGATGACTTGGTAACCAGATTAGCTTTGGTTCACCAACGTTTTTCTACCAATACATTTCCATCTTGGGAATTAGCACAACCTTTCCGTTATATGTGTCACAATGGTGAAATCAATACACTTCGTGGTAATATTAGCCGTATGCGTGCTCGTGAAGAATTGATGAAAAGTGATGTTTTTGGTGATGATATCAAAAAATTATTCCCAATTATTTTAGAAGGAAAATCAGATTCTGCTTCAATGGATATGGTAATTGAACTGTTGTTAATGACAGGTCGTTCTTTGCCGGAAGCAATGATGATGGTCGTTCCTGAAGCTTGGGAAAAACACCAGACGATGTCAGCCGATAAAAAAGCCTTCTATGAATACAACGCTTGCATCATGGAGCCTTGGGATGGCCCAGCCTCAATACCTTTTACAGATGGTAATGTTATTGGCGCTTTATTGGATAGAAATGGATTGCGTCCTTCCCGTTATACTTTGACTAAAAGTGGTTTCGTAATTATGTCTTCAGAAATTGGTGTTCTTGACATCAAACCAGAAGACGTGATTCAACATGGTCGTTTAGAGCCTGGAAAAATGTTTTTGGTTGACATGAATGAAGGTCGTATCATTGAAGATGATGAGATCAAAAATGCTATTGTTACTAAACGCCCTTACAAACAATGGTTAGATGAAAATTTATTGCAATTAGCACAAATTCCGTATACTGACAATCCAATTCCTGTAGAAAATATTGATTTTGAAACCAGACAACGTTTGTTTGGCTACACGCTAGAGGATTTAAAAACAATTATAAACCCAATGGGAGCTGAAGGTGCAGAAGCATTAAGTTCTATGGGGAACGATACACCACTAGCCGTTTTGTCAGATCAGCCACAACTTTTATACAACTATTTCAAGCAATTATTTGCTCAGGTTACTAATCCTCCATTGGATGGTATTCGTGAAGAAATCATTACTGATATCAGTTTAGCGATTGGTGGAGACTATAATATTTTTGACATTGTACCAAAACATTGTAAGAAATTAAAAATACAAAATCCAGTTATTTCAAACGAAGATTTAGATAAAATAAGAAACATTGATCATGCTGATTTCAAATCAGTCACTATTTCTACCTTGTATGAAATCAAAAAAGGAGTAAACGGATTGGAACGCGCTATGGAAAAAGCAGTACAAGCGACTTTCAAAGCAGTTTCTGAAGGTTGTAATATTGTAATTCTTTCAGATAGAGGAGTAAGTGAAAAAATGGCTCCAATACCAATGTTATTGGCGTGTTCTTACATTCATCATTCGCTTAACATTCTAAAAGTTCGTTCTAAATTTGGAATCATAATAGAATCTGCTGAGCCCCGTGAACCACACCATTTTGCCTTACTATTTGGTTATGGTGCTAGTGCTATTAACCCATACATGGTAAATGAAATTATTCATAACCAAGTAAACGAAGGTTTTATCACTAGTGTAAAAGCTGATTATGCCATTAAAAATTATAATAAAGCTATTGCAAAAGGGATTCTGAAAATCATGAATAAAATTGGTATCTCTACTTTACATTCGTACAGAGCGGCACAAATTTTTGAAATTTTAGGGTTAAATAAAACATTCACTTCTAAATATTTTCCATATACTCCTTCCAGAATTGAAGGAATTGGTTTAATGGAAGTCGAAAAAGAAATCAAAAAAAGATATCAGAAAGCATTTCCAAATTCAAAAGTCAGCAATTTACTGCCTTTAGAAATTGGAGGTATTTACAGATGGAGAAGATCAGGAGAAAAACACATGTTTAATCCAACGACGATTTCTAAACTACAACAAGCAGTACGTTTAAACAGTCCTGAGAGTTATAAAGAATATTCAAAAATGGTCAATGATCAAAGTGAAAACTTGATGACCATTAGAGGTTTATTTGAATTCAATAACTTAGATCCTATTTCAATTGACGAAGTGGAACCTTGGACTGAAATTGTAAAAAAATTCAAAACAGGAGCCATGTCTTATGGATCTATCAGCCAGGAAGCTCATGAAAATCTTGCAATTGCAATGAACAGAATTGGCGGAAAAAGTAATTCTGGAGAAGGTGGAGAAGATCCAAAACGTTTCCAAAAAGACTTAAATGGAGATTCCAGAAATAGTGCTATTAAACAAGTAGCTTCTGGAAGATTTGGGGTTTCTATCAACTATTTGACAAACGCCAAAGAGATACAAATAAAAATGGCTCAAGGTGCAAAACCTGGAGAAGGTGGTCAATTACCAGGCGAAAAAGTGGTGCCTTGGATTGCTGAAGTAAGAAATTCTACACCTTATGTTGGATTAATTTCACCGCCGCCACACCACGATATTTATTCTATTGAGGATTTATCACAATTAATTTTTGATTTAAAAAATGCCAATCGTGAAGCTCGAATTAATGTAAAATTAGTTTCTGAAGTGGGTGTTGGAACTATCGCTGCCGGTGTTGCTAAAGCAAAAGCCGACGTGATTTTGATTTCAGGATACGATGGAGGAACTGGAGCTGCACCATTAACTTCACTACAACATACTGGTATTCCTTGGGAACTTGGATTAGCCGAAGCGCAACAAACATTAATCTTAAATGATTTAAGAAGTCGCGTAGTTTTAGAATGTGACGGACAATTGAAAACAGGTCGTGATGTAGCTATCGCTGCTTTACTTGGAGCTGAGGAATTTGGTTTTGCAACCGCTCCTTTAGTAGCATCTGGTTGTATTATGATGAGAGCGTGTCACTTGAACACTTGTCCAGTTGGTATCGCAACACAAGATCCTGAATTGAGAAAAAATTTCAAAGGAACACCTGAACACATCATCAACTTCATGTATTTTATTGCTGAGGAGTTGAGAGAAATCATGGCTCAACTTGGCTTTAGAACATTAAAAGAAATGGTTGGACAATCTCAAAAATTGAATGTCAATAAAGCCATCAAGCATTATAAAGCAAGTGGATTAGATTTGTCTACCATTTTATATAAACCAGAAAAAGCCAAAGAAGTTCCTAATCACAACACAACAACGCAAGACCATGCTTTAGAACATGTACTTGATTTTGATATTATCAAAGCTGCAATTCCTTCTATTTATAGAAAAGAAAAAACAAGAGTTACGTTTGATATTAAGAATACAGATCGTTCTGTTGGTGCTATGTTGAGTAATGAGATTTCAAAAATATATGGTGCACAAGGTTTACCTGAGGACACCATATTAGTTGATTTTACAGGTTCTGCAGGACAAAGTTTTGGTGCTTTTGCAACCAATGGTCTCTCTTTCAAAATACATGGAAATTGTAATGATTATCTAGGAAAAGGACTTTCAGGCGGTAAATTGATTATCAAAGTCCCACCTACGGCTACATTTAAACCAGAAGAAAATATAATCATAGGTAACGTGGCTCTTTACGGAGCGATTACAGGTGAAGCTTACATCAATGGTATGGCTGGAGAGCGTTTTTGTGTTAGAAATTCGGGAGCAACAGCAGTTGTAGAAGGAATTGGAGATCATGGTTGCGAATATATGACTGGAGGAACTGTCGTTGTTTTAGGAAAAACAGGAAGAAATTTTGCTGCTGGAATGAGTGGTGGAATTGCTTATGTTTTTGATCCAAATAAAAAATTCGACGCTACATTGTGCAATATGGAAATGGTCGCTTTTGAAGCATTGGAAGACGATGACTTTACTAAACTGAGACGTTTAATAAAAAATCATTCGTTGTACACTAGCAGTCCTTTGGCAAAAAGGATTTTAGAAGATTGGGAAAACCAACGCAATCATTTTATCAAAGTAATGCCTACTGATTACAAAAAAGCGTTACAGCGATTAGCCGAAGAAAAAAAAATTGAAGAACTAATAGCACTATAG
- a CDS encoding glutamate synthase subunit beta — protein sequence MGKIGGFKEYTRTDESNVAVPERVSNYNEFTIPLTKEKIKEQGSRCMDCGIPFCHSACPLGNLIPDFNDMVHQEEWESALKILQSTNNFPEFTGRLCPAPCEKSCVLGIISEPVAIENIEKNIIERGFAEGWIKPQPPEVRTGKTVAVIGSGPAGLAAAQQLNRAGHTVTVFERDNAIGGLLRYGIPNFKLEKGIIDRRVAVLEAEGITFKTNVNVGVNYSVEELNSFDSIVLCGGATERRSLPTKGIESKGVVQAMTFLTQQTKSLYGEEIHDQIMATGKDVIVIGGGDTGSDCIGTSNRHGAKSVTNFEILPKPPVGRSETTPWPFWPLQLKTSSSHEEGCNRNWLINTKEFIANESGQLVGLKTVEVAWKMTPGQRPELIEKEGSEKIWPCDLALLALGFTGPEKTLSDQLGIEIDMRSNYKATNYQTNVPHIFTAGDMRRGQSLIVWAISEGREAAREVDKYLMGYTNLPTKGNGDLPSL from the coding sequence ATGGGAAAGATAGGAGGATTTAAAGAATACACTAGAACCGACGAAAGTAATGTTGCTGTTCCAGAAAGAGTATCGAATTATAATGAATTTACAATTCCGTTAACCAAAGAAAAAATCAAAGAACAAGGATCCAGATGTATGGATTGTGGAATTCCATTTTGCCATAGCGCCTGCCCTTTAGGAAATTTAATTCCTGATTTTAATGACATGGTACATCAGGAAGAATGGGAAAGTGCTTTAAAAATATTGCAATCAACCAATAATTTTCCCGAATTTACAGGTCGTTTATGCCCTGCACCATGTGAAAAATCATGTGTTTTAGGAATTATAAGCGAGCCAGTAGCTATCGAAAATATTGAAAAAAATATCATCGAAAGAGGCTTTGCCGAAGGTTGGATAAAACCACAACCACCAGAAGTTAGAACAGGAAAAACAGTGGCTGTAATAGGGTCTGGTCCTGCTGGCTTAGCGGCTGCACAACAATTAAATCGTGCAGGACATACTGTTACGGTTTTTGAAAGAGATAATGCCATTGGTGGATTACTACGTTATGGAATTCCCAATTTCAAATTGGAAAAAGGAATTATCGACAGACGTGTTGCTGTTTTAGAAGCTGAAGGAATTACTTTTAAAACGAATGTAAATGTTGGCGTAAACTATAGTGTTGAAGAATTAAATTCTTTTGATTCTATCGTATTATGTGGTGGCGCAACCGAACGAAGAAGTTTACCTACTAAAGGAATAGAAAGTAAGGGAGTTGTTCAAGCAATGACTTTCTTGACACAACAAACGAAATCTTTATATGGTGAGGAAATTCATGATCAAATAATGGCGACAGGCAAAGATGTGATCGTTATTGGTGGTGGAGATACAGGTTCAGATTGTATTGGAACTTCAAACAGACACGGTGCAAAATCAGTTACTAATTTTGAAATTTTACCAAAACCACCAGTTGGAAGAAGTGAAACTACTCCTTGGCCATTTTGGCCATTGCAACTAAAAACATCCTCTTCACATGAAGAAGGTTGTAATAGAAACTGGCTAATCAATACCAAAGAATTTATTGCTAATGAAAGCGGCCAACTTGTTGGTTTAAAAACCGTTGAAGTGGCTTGGAAAATGACACCTGGACAAAGACCTGAATTGATAGAAAAAGAAGGTTCAGAAAAAATCTGGCCTTGTGATTTAGCCTTATTGGCACTAGGATTTACAGGTCCGGAGAAAACACTAAGTGATCAATTAGGTATAGAAATTGATATGAGAAGCAATTATAAAGCAACTAATTATCAGACGAATGTTCCTCATATTTTTACTGCGGGTGATATGCGAAGAGGACAATCATTAATTGTATGGGCAATATCTGAAGGCCGTGAAGCTGCAAGAGAAGTCGATAAATATTTAATGGGTTACACCAATTTACCAACCAAGGGAAATGGCGATTTACCCAGCTTGTAG